The window AGTTGGCTTCTAGCAAAAGAACCTCTTGTTTTCACTTCTTGTAGATTGAGCTCCTACTCACCCTCTTTAACTGGTATTTATGCTCCCTAGTGAGTTCCCAGCATCAACACACTGTTGCCAGTGAAATGAGGGCAGTGCTTCTCCAGATTCTTGAAGTGCTTCATAAACTCTCCTGCAACATCTGCAGCCATATTTCTTATGTTCAATTTAATGTACTTTTCCTAGCACTGGgcataaaaattattataaacCACACATATAAAAGTCTTGAAACACAGATTCCTGAAAAGACTGCCTGAAAAATCACTCAGTGCTTAGTCTCTACAAAACTCAGTTTCCCTTGCCTACGGGGGTCTACCATAATCTGGAAGATAATGGTTAAATTTTTGAAATTCTTGGTGTTAGGCTCAGTTACAAGGCAGGACCTCACCACAGGTGCTTCTGCATACTGCATTAGCAAAGACTCTTACATATGCAACATCAATACTGCACACAAAAGAGCAACTCTCTCTAGGCTTTTACCCTTTCTAATATGAAACTTCTAGCCAGACACAGCTGAGTCAGAGTAACTTAGCCAGGCTTTCATTTCCTTAGTCCTGTTTCCACTAGCAACATCAGAACCATGGTCTTTTATCTGAAATTCAATGACAAGCAGAGAGACTTTAATAAGAGGACTCTGATTTTCAGATTGAGAACTGCACCTAATCAGAATGGTATTGCCAAATTCAGCTGACAAAAATGACACAACAATACGTAAGATGATAAagacatgaagaagaaaaggtaatttttttataagttttagattaatctttaaaatagaaaaggtATTCTTGCAATTTGACTCCACTTTGCAGTTTATCCAATTTGGAAGCGGCTGCAGGAAGCCGTTCCTGTTCACTTCAAGGGAGGTGGCAGCCTCTGGAGAACTCCTGTGACCTGGGACCAGCAGAGGGCACTGCGTCACCAAGCGACAGCGGCTGGACGCGACGCGGCTCCCACCAGGCAGGGACAGTGAGCCACgcagaaggaaagaaacagattCTGGAAATTAGAAACATGCATTAGTCACCAACATATCAATCCTACAACTGATAAGGGCAACACTGTTAAAACTGGCCTCCGACTCTGGGCACTCCTGGAAACACACCTAAATCCAGCTCTGCCCCCACACATCTCAGTCTCCAGGTGTTGATTTTAGGGCTGTAAGCCTCCTcctgaaaatgcttttcaggGGGTAGGGCCAAATCGGTCCTGCCCTGCAGTGTATGTATCAAGGCTGGCTTAAGTCGAAAAACATCCTGTCAGcttcctctctgcttttccaaaccTCTAAATCCTTGCTTGTAGCAGCAGGAAGTCTGTTCAGACAAAAGGATATCAAAGCAAAGAGCTGGCAATTTCCATTCTGTCCTCCCCTTTTACTCTCCGCCTCCTCCAACCTAGCAGACTTTCAATGAGCAGAGAACCAAGTTAGAAGACATGAAAGGAATGCTGAGGTAGCAGCTTCAGAAGAGTGTCTTTCCACTTGCTTATTTCTAGTTTATTTTGAATTACCAGAGGATGACCGTGAAGTAGCAAATAGctcatattttttcttctctctgtatTCAATCCAGCAGGATTCTCAGTACTAGAAGAAGCTTAGAGGATAAATAAATCATACCAGTCAGGCTAGTGAGTGAAAAGTTTCCACTTTCTCTTTGTACAGCTGGTGGAATAATTTTGCCAGAATGTGGAATGGGgcctcaaaatttttcatttccttctgtaaagaaaggagaaagttGTGAATTGCAGATGGAACAATCATTTGACAATTTCTGCTCTGTTTCACCAAAGAAGGATTAAAACTGAGTTAGATGACAAACGAGGGGAAGAGAGTCCCCAGTTAtctttctctgcctgaaagAGAAGATAACTTTACAAACATCTCCTTGCACAGATGGTGAAAGGAGCAGATACTCACCACTGACATCTCACAGTATTCCAGGCCATGTTTCTCAGCCCACTCCTGTGCTTGCTCCTGCTCCACAACTCGACGATCAGCTAGGTCTGTTTTATTCCCCACTAAGACAcctacagaaaaaaagacatgaaagaaaaggaaaaaaccacgACTCATCAATGCTGACTTGTAAGCCATAAATAGTGGAACATTTTCAGAAGTAACTTAAAAAGTTCAAGGTGTGGACAATATAACTACCtagaaaatattccaaaaaagAAACATATTCAAGCCTTATCTGCTTTTTGATAAAAGCAAAGAAGCTGGAGGAATCCGTGTCTGCTCTCACTTAAAATAAATGCTCTATTCCACAGCTCAACAGAAACAACTGCTGTCATACAAGAGGGAAGTAGGTAACAAGAGTCACACCCCATTCTTACCTGGGATGTGCATGCCAACTGCTTGAGCCCTCAGTTTCTCCAACCATTTGCTACAGTTGTTGAAGGATTGCTCATTAGTGACATCATACACAAGGCACAGGACGTTGGGTTGCTCCCACTGCACAGCAAGAAAGGAACACTGTCAGCTCTAATGAAACTGATGTGGTCAACAGCCAGGCTGTAAACATGGCAAACACAGCTgctaagatgaaaataaaaagcctaACACCCAGGAATCCTATGCCCTGGCTGAGGTTTCACACTTCAGTGGACCCAACTAAATCACTGACATTGGGAGAGATGGTCTTGCTTTCCTCCCTAGTTGTGTCTGGGCAGTCCTGCCCCTTTACTTGTATCAGCTCTGGCACTCATCTGATCCCCAGGGAAGCTGATTTTTCATGCTGAATCAGCACAAAATTAGTCCTagaaaaaaagtagaaaggTTTTCTTCCAGTTTGAGAAGCTGAACCAGCTTCTAGAGAAGTCCCTTGCAAACCAGATCTAGTGCAAGCGTAAAAGTGGAATTGCTCTTGTAGACAATGAACCATTAGGTTGACTTAGCCATTTTATGAAAGCTCACATTAATTAACTGATTCTGCTTCTCAAATTGAGATAACACAGTAGAAGTAGAGAACTGTACAGGGAAGGTCACAAATatgtgaaggaaaaaacccaagggCAGGATTATGCTCAAGGACAAGAACAAATCCTGTTGGATCAAACACATCACTGtaacacaaaaaaaagcccTCCCACTGTTGAAGCTGCAGCAAAACAGATGTttttctaagaaataaaaataactttaaacaACAGCACACAGAAATTCTCAGTTAATATTCCCTATTTCTTTTGTAAGAAAACTGCCtatctgctttcctttctttggaAAGTATTTCTTCCAGTACTTACACAAGTTTTAGAGAGGTAGAACAGGATGCGTTGGCAACTGAGGTAATTGCTCCCGTTTACACTAAAGACAAAGTTTGCTACATCTGCCAGACTGGGGAGCTCAGATCTTCAAAGCAAAAGCACTTCTTTGGAAGAAGAGGACTGTTACATAAGACTTACCAGTTTCCCCAGCATTTCAGAAAATAGATCTTTTCCTGCAGAGTCAAAAATGAAGAATTCCTGAAAGCGGAAACAGAAAGAAGGCTCTTGCCAAGAAAAATGCAGTGTAGGGAAAGGTTTTGGAAATAAATACTGCAACTTGTAAGTCCAGCATTTTATTCAGTACAGCAGTGTCATGTCTCTAAGGGACAAATTCCTCACTGTCCTGGGGtaactttatgatgcttgtatccccagttgTCCTGTTTATGCTGGACATTGAGTTCTGCACCTTTGATACTGGTTCTGAGAGCAAAGAGGGAGAAAAGTGGAGTTTGTTATCAGAAACTGCACTCACTCCACCACATCCTGCTCCCAGACTGTGTTgcctgcagcatggacagacagtgGAACAGAGCtgtcctttgcttttagttagtttttagctagctgaggcagagaagttccctggactgtgttttttttccttttgcgTGGAACTGTTCAAACCTattctggactgaaaacccagaagaacactgggagctcacgcctgtggcccaccaggggCCAGGAGGCTGCATTCCATCACCAAAGGGACAgataagagactgagtgagctgagctacacaCCATGAcaaggactttctgaatttgccatctctacagaacagcaagaggtttcattgtttaatattattcattttttatgctTGTGAATAGTTTGCtcattaaataaacatttttttccctttttctccaaggaaatcttttcccaaaccagatGGAGGAGGGGCTGCTGGAATCTGGTTTTCTAGAGGGACTCCATTTGGAGgtttgccctaaaccaggatgCCTGCACTGAGAGAACCCCAGATAgtatgagaaaataaatagccatttttcaaatataagCAGTAAATGAGTTACTTCCAAGGCCCCAAATCTAGTTTCCATCCCTACTGGAAACAGAATATGTGGAGTGGCACAGTAAcctttatttatacaaaattaTATACATTCCATTAGTGGGAGTATAAGGcattaaggaaaaataacagaTAAGCTTCAGCTTCTGTAGTTCCAAGAATCATGAACTAAATCTGAGTGCCCCAAAGGATAGAACAAAATCTCAACAAAGCTGGCAATAACTTTGGTTTAAAATGTTGTGTTGGATACAAGCAtatagaaattacatttttaagatTAAACTAACCCTTAAGTATCAGGAATTATACATGGTCAGCCTCATTTCCTTCATATAACTTAATTGCCCTATGAACATGCATAGTGATCTTCCACCAGAATGAGACTCGTGTGGGGCTTGAGTTCTGGACGTCTTTCTGACCCAATTTATGTCACAGAAAAACTCACCACACTATCACTTGTCTCTGGAACTGATACAGCCTTCACCAACAGTTCTATGCCCGCTGTCTGTCAAAAAGAATCAGGAAAATGAGGATCAGGAGAGTTTTCAAGAGCCTGTCCAACTGCATACCAACCGTGCACTGGATTGAGGCAATTCTTGTGAATCATTACGATTCCATCAAACACAGACTGCTGGAAACTCAGCAATATTCCTTCTAGCTCTGGTAACCTAATCTCAACAATATGTCAAAGACTCGTAGATTTGctcagaaggaggaaaaaggaggaaaaccaaAGAGATTTCCTTCTATACAGCTCAGAGTATTAGCTGAAGTCTGAAGGTCTACGTTCACTCTCACACTGCTGCTCTAACGCACGCCTTAGAACGTTTTGCACTAACCATGTGATGAGCTAACATATGGGACTGAGATTATTTGTGCTTCTTCCACTTTTTATCTTATTCTGCTTTGTAGCTCATTTGCTTGTTCTATTTCTATCCTTAAATTCTGGTTTCCATCTTTATTTCAATGAACAAACatattttagggtttttttcctccacactcatattttcctttttttactttacttatatttacttttatttttatcctgcttCTGATTAGTCATCACCATTGATTCTTACACTGAAAGACTGCAAACTGTATCCTCTTCATCTGGGAACAGTTTCTGTAGATTATAATTATCTTGGGGCTATGCAGCACATCTTGGTGTTTGCACAGCGATAAGCGCACTGTCCACATGCACATTTAATAGTTGGAATTAAAAGCTTTCTCCTTCAGCAGTACTTTTTCATGGAGTAGTCCCTAAAGGGGGGAGCTCTCTAACACCACAAAACCTTATGAAAACATTGGTTCAGCAGGAAAATCACAAGATTAACTAAATTATTGTACCTTAAGTTTCAACAGCACCTACATAATGCAGACTTACAGAACGttaaatttttctcttcagaatcTAGGGTGTAAGAAAGAAAACCCTCTAAGATCCCACCTTGAATGCCTCAACttaaaatcatatttattttgttctagGCCTCTCAGTTTTCCCGTTCATCTTAGAAAAATATTAGACAGCAGTCCGAGCTTGTTATATGCTTACCAGTGTGTAGTTCTTCTGAAAATGAGCCCCATCACTGCGAAACATCTGGGCTAAAGCACTCTTGCCCACAGCTGGATCTCCTGCAAAACcaaaagtataaaatattttcgTTTCATACTTAAGAATcttatttttcctcagttttgttACTATCACATGTTGTAAGAGCCTAGATGCTCTAACTCTGAATACAGGCAATTTAAGTGTCCCATGAAGCACAAAACCATCTAAAAGGTAATACCCACTCAACTAAATGAATATTGCCATGATGTGTACTAGTGGCTGACATCTGATTTTTGACCTATACACAACAGCAAAAGGACTGCCAGATCAGGGTGGAACTGCTGTTTGTTCTGAACTTCATGCCTTCTCCACAGCCCTTACTCAGGAATTAAAATTTCCCAGATATGTTATCATGTCGAGAAAATTGCAATGTGAGAAGGGACTGGGCTTCCTAGGAGGCTATTTCCTCTCCTTAGGGTACCCATTTCCCCAGACTCAAATCCTTGTTATATGCTGAGACAAAGCTGCTTAAGCTGGTAATGTTTTTCAATGAACTCTTCTTGCTGACCCTGCTAAGAGAGCAACTCTTGCTGACTCAATGCTGCTGGTGGCTCATTAGTTGCATCCTGGGCATAACAGAAGCAAATGTCAGAGAGAAAGCACATGGCTGGATGGAAGAGCCTGCTGATTCATCCCTGTGTGGAAGGAAAAGCAAGGGGCTTTGGCTTCTGCTCCTCTAGAGCCAAGGCTTTCTGATATGGCTTGCACACTTCAGGCAAACCTAGCAGCTGCCTGCTTTGGCCTGCTCTTACAAAACTCTGTGAGATCCAAAGCAATCACAGGACCACCAAATACACTGaattggaagggatccacaaggatcacggggtcctggccctgcacaggactaTACCCAAGAGACACACTATATGCTCATGAATACTGCCCAAATGCTTCCtgaactctgccaggcttgTTGCTGTGACTGCTTCCCTGGAGAGCTGTTTCAGAGCACAGTCACCccctgggtgaagaaccttttcctaatatccaacctaaacctcctctgacacaacttcaggccatttcctcaggctctgcagagctcacaTATGCCTGTATtactacatgaaaaaaaccataAATCATCCCCCTTTCTAAACAAAACCTTAATGCTTCCAAAGAGCTTATCATTTCTCCACATAATGTCTTGCTAGCCTGCATAGTTAAAAGGACAGGAGCCAGTAATTAAACACCTCAGTGATTAAAGATTTACCCTTAAAGGCACACTCATAACAGCCAAGCCTGGAATACAAGTCTTTCACATTATGTTCTTAATAAATAAAGCCAGAAAGGAGGTATTTTACATTATGTTGTTAATGAATAAACCAAGAAAGGAGTATATTTTTGACTCTATTACAGCTTCCTAATGGTGTTTTGAAGGAAATTGGTAAAGCTTTCTGCTCACATACTATTACAGAGGAGGAAAGGTGTTTTGGATAGTGACAATTACCCCTAGATGCATTAACCAAATGTAGTTCTTGTTTAAACATTTTTAGCATGCTTGCTTACTTTAAGCTGAGTTGGGCTCATAATATTTAGACAGGAAAATCTGGTAAGTCAGCTTGTTTGTTCTCTGATCAGCTCAAGCCTGTGCGGAAGACAACACTCTGTTCTAAGTGGAAGCTATTCTGTATTTCAATAGACAATTAGATCTGTCTTTGTAAAATGAGATAGAGAGGCACACATTGCTCCAAACTGTGCAGGCATCAGCCAGCACAAATTCTTAACTAATGCGTAGCCTTTCTTTCACTTGACAGCCCCAGGtgtttcttccctctttctATTCTTTGCCATCCTCTTTAGTTTATCACACCAGTACACTTAGACAAAgtttccttgtccttttcaGTTTAGTCTCATGTGTCAAAAATGCCTGCTACTGCTGGTTGTTTCTCTACAATGAAAACCTTCATGTAGTGTCTCCAAAGTAAGCTCAGACAACAGGGACTTTACTTTCGTGTCTGTAAATGACCCTTGAGATAACACAGGAATCGACTTCTATTGTCAATTTAATAGTCTCTGTTTTGCTGATAAGAgcccttttcccctcttctctTTGACCTTGGTGTACCTCCAAATTCTGTGTCACCGGCTCTTTATTACCATTTCTATAAGTCCACAAGAGCTCCCAGTTCCATTTCTGATGGGTTTGCTCCTATCTATGTAATTgcattttcttgtttcctttagCTTGTTGTGGTTACTCATATCTTAGGTCCCTTTCACtacagtgttttttttctgcaacagAGGTTCTATTTTGCCTGGTCTGCTTCATGAATCTATTACTTGTAATAATACACGGATATTATTGTAGCACATAGAAGAATGACATATGGGATAGGACATTGCTATTCTTTGTGCTGTGAACAGAATTGAAAAGGCTGCTCCAGACCCAATAAGGATTAAGGACATAAACAGGTCATCCAAAGAAAACTTATGTGATTTAAAAATGGTCATGGAATTGGCCTTTGGTAACACTGAACAACAAAACTGGATAGACTTCAGTAAAGCCAGTACATTGGGAGCAGGAAACTTCCAAATTGGAAATGATGCCTACGTTTCAAGTGTAGAAGACAGGCAAGATACTCATGCTGttcacagcagcagtgccacaAGGGAGATTAATTATTTTGCCTTTGCCAAAGACCACATCTGGTTTTGTGTGAGCTGATGGTCAGATGCTTCTGAGGTTAAAAAAGGCAAACATTTTATTCTGTACGAAATAATTTTGAATGAAG is drawn from Poecile atricapillus isolate bPoeAtr1 chromosome W, bPoeAtr1.hap1, whole genome shotgun sequence and contains these coding sequences:
- the LOC131592286 gene encoding intraflagellar transport protein 27 homolog, producing MVKLAAKCLLAGDPAVGKSALAQMFRSDGAHFQKNYTLTAGIELLVKAVSVPETSDSVEFFIFDSAGKDLFSEMLGKLWEQPNVLCLVYDVTNEQSFNNCSKWLEKLRAQAVGMHIPGVLVGNKTDLADRRVVEQEQAQEWAEKHGLEYCEMSVKEMKNFEAPFHILAKLFHQLYKEKVETFHSLA